The nucleotide sequence CTAATAGTTCACTGAACAGCCTCGCCGGAGTGgggaaaatgaaaaatataaatgtatttgGGAAAATTAAACTTTGAACTGCgccattaattaattttcagtccgtcgctgttgttgttatttttcCCCCCAGGCACGTCGTGTATTTTGCATCTGTGTGTGCGTGCGTGAAATTAACCAGAAACCATAAATTTAAAGCCAAATCAAAGTCAAAATCAAAATCATGTCTGAAAATTGCTCACAATAATACCCATGAGGAAGGCAAATCTGTACTACTCTCTGTCTCTATCACTCCCCCTCTATATCATCACCATCCATCATTACCAAAAATGCTAACCAAATACCAAACATATTTTCTCTTTTATGTTCTCTCCTAAAAACACCAAACATTTTGCacacaaaaaccaaaaacacaCAAATAATTCCTCCATGTAAACAGCAATGGGGAGTCGAAGAATGCCTCGAATGCCACCTCGCCGGTGGCCGCCACCCACCAGGCGGAGTCCTCCGCGGCGGAGGccaagaagtccagcaagaaGTTCGGACGCAGCAAGTCGAGCGACATCTTAAAAAAGGAATCTGCTGCCTTGCCCTACGACAAAGGCAAGAGCACCCTGACCCGGCTGAATTCCCTGAAGCAGTGGGGCCGGAATCGCTTCAAATTCATGCACCGTGCCGGCGAACCACTGGGCGACCAGCTGGACACCAGTGGCTGCAGCTCCCAGAACAGCTCCGCCGCCGAGAAGGCCGAGCAGGGCAGTCACCATGGATCGCCAGCGGGCGATCCTGGCAAGCGGGACATCGACGACGAGTGTGTGGTCCATCACCTGGTGGCCCAGAAGAGTGAATCTCGGTTTTCGCACGAACGAAAGCCCTCGTATTCCTCCTCGGAGAAGAGCATGAGTGTGTCCAGCAGTGGCCAGCTCAGGGGCAGACTGCAACTATCCTCCGGATCAGGACCACTTGGAGCAGCTGCCCATGTCAAGATGCGGGAAACAGCCACCCTGAACAGGCAGCGACGGAACGGTCTGCATGCTCTGGCTGGCAAGGAGGAGCAGCCCCATTCCTCGAGCGGCAACTGGAGTGCCAGCTCGGAATCGGGACGCGCCTCCATTGGCAGCGAGATCACCATGCAGCCcaagtcgagtgcctcgagtACGTCGCTGAATGTGTCCAGTTTCCAGCCAGGCGGAGCAGGCAGTGGACCACCCTCGTCCATGCTGAGCAGGCGGCGTTTCCTGAACACCTCCGCTTCCAGCAGTGTGACCAGTGAGGGCACTGCCACGCCGGAGCTCCAGGCAGAGGCGGGTGCCTATCCGGGGCACTTGGATGATGAGACCAGTTCCGCCTACAGCTGCGACACCGAGGGTTACTACACCTCCTTCCACATGGACAGCGGACTTAGGACCTTGAAGGAGGAGGAGCCCTCGCCCATGCCGGGCACTCCGCTCCAGACAAGCCTGCACACTAGTAGCTACTCCTTTGGCAGCCAATCCAACCAGACGGTCCTCAATGCGGAGAGCGAGTACGAGCTGTTTGGCCGAGGATCCACATCTACCACGACCAGTTCGGCGGGAACGGTCTGCACCGCCCTGATGAGTGGAGCTGTTTCTGGGCCAGATGTGCCCGAGCGGAGCAGCTCGCTGGGAAAGCACAGCGGGCAGAGCAGGAGCCAGAGCACCAGTGCCAGCAGCAGTACGCTGGAGCGGAGCTACAGCAGCAGTACCATTGGCAGCACCTTGGAGCGAACAGGAACCATCAAGAGGAATGTGAAGGTGTCTCCCACCAAGGGAGCAGGTGCAGGTGGTGAGGTGCTGGAAAAGGAGGaccagcaggagcagcagcagcagctggagTTCTCCGAGAGCTCGGATCTGGAGGGTGTGGAGCGCATAGAGCGCATCAAGCAGAAGACGGCCATCAGCTCCAAGAGGATTCCCTCGATGTGCATCATCACACCCACCACCAGCGACGATGACGAGCACCAGGCCATGGATCCCAACCGCACGCTGACCAGCCTGACCATCGAGGTGGACCAGGAGGAGGATGAGGACCAGGACGAGCCGGAGCAAAGGACGCCCACCAACAGCAGCAAGGACCACAACCTGAACGAGCTTAAGCAGACGCCCACCAAGGCGCTCAGCGGCATGTTAGAGAAGCTAAGGGTTAAACTGGTTCCGGGCAAAAGCTCGCCCTCGAAGAATCAGAACCAGAACCAGATCCAAGCCAAGCCCGCCAATGCAAGTGCGGTGAATGATGACGAGCTTTACGATTTGGCCGGCGAGTACGTCACCATAGCGGACattagcaacaacaacaacaaccagctGAATGGCCGACGTAACACGGGAATGGGTATATACTATTCCAATGACATAGTTTCCAAGAGGGTTGAACACGCTTCGGCCGCCGAGTACGTCTCGCTGAACGAGCTGCCCCAGCACTTGCGTCGGCATGCCAGAGCAACTCCTCCCCCTCTTCCGCTGGCTGCTCCGGCGGAGAGCGAGTCCTGCGCACAACAACAGCTGCCCGTCGAGCCGGCAGCTGCGACATCGTCATCCCAACCACCCCTTCTTGGCAGTAACAGCCGGATGAAGGGCCAGGGCGAGGGGGGTGTGCCCATGTACGCGGAAATTGGCGAGCTGAGCGAGGAGAAGCCACTCGCAGTGGCGAATCGGATGAACCGACTGCGCCCGAACGCCGAGGGGAAACTGGTCTACGACTCCGACAGTCTGAAGCGGCGCAAGGGTGCACACACCACCTTCGCACCTGGGCCGTACGTGAAGGAAACCGAAAGTGCGCTTCACAGTGCAGAAAGTGCAGCGACAGCGGCCACATCAGCGGATCATCATCAATTAGGTTTAGGATTGGGAGCAGGAACCGCCGCCACCACCAAGAGCGCCAAGCTACTCCTCCTCAGCGGCGGCGGACTTATCGCTGGCAATCGCAAGGTGGCCAACGTGAGGCCCATTGTGGCCAAATCCCCGCTCAGCAGGAGCAACGCCGCCGGCATGGCCACCTACCAGGCAGGCAGCAGCTATCAGGACCAGAAGCAACTACTGGCCAACCGAACGAATCCCTTCTACGAAACGATTGCCGCACCAGTGGCCAGTCTGATGATGCCCTCGCCATCGGGCAAATCAAACTCCTCGACAGGCTCCACCGCCACCAGTTCCTCCTCATCGGCATCGGGCCACTCCGGTGAAGAAGGTAAGCCAGAGCAGCTCCCGTCAGCCAGCAGCTGCCCGAAAACCGCTTGCCCACTTGCAATACAACCACAATCCGCATCCGTATCCTTATCCCAATCCACATCCTGTATCCCTGTAAATAACACTGCCAAGAGCACCCTTAATCACCACACAGCCAGCAAGTCAGCGGGCAGCATATCAAGTGTAAGGGAGCATCAGCCCCAGCAGCATCCCCATCAGAACCCCAAAGATTGCGAGTCGAAAGTGAGGGTTGTTGAAATGGAAACTACCCCCCTGGGGGATGGGCGAGGGCCACCCCTGCCGCCGAGGGCGAAAGTTAGCGACAAACCCCCCACCAAGcccctatcgattgacccaattGCGCTGCACTTTTCCATCGCTGGCAATCCCGGCCAGCCGCGCACCGCCCTCAAGCGGAACAACAGCTACCGGCTGGCCAACGATGAGCTGAAGCTGGAGATGAACAAGGAGAATCTCTCCGTGTCCTTCGGCTGCGAGAGAGCACCTAGTTCGGGTGCAATGCCCCTAAGTTCCGTGCAGCACGCAACAAGTTCCCTCCGGCTGCGCAACGTGAGCAACCACCTGCCCTCCGCCACCCACACCCAGACCCAATCACCTGGCGGGGAGCGGCGGATAGCCAAGTCCTTTGAGCGCCTGGTCGATGAGTTTTCGCTGTCGCTGAGCATTGGTAACGATTCCTCCTATCTGAAGAACAAGTCGCTCGAGAACTTTGATGACTCACCCGCCCTGTTGTCCGTGGCTTCGCGAGAACAAAGGCCAGACGAGAATGCCTCAGACTCCGGGGATTCCGAGGAGGATGAGGAGGCGATGGCCCCGCCCATGTCTCAGACCCTGCCGTCCCAAAAGTACCACAAGTCCTTTGTGGACAGTGTGCTTTTGCGTCCGTTTAAAATCATCCTGCCCAGCGACGAGAATGGCAACCGTCGCCAGCGCATTCTACAGAAATTCGAGGTTACCGAGATATGGTAGTTAGCTTAGCCCCTTCCCCCGACCCTTGGGCAGACACTACACGAAAACCGTAATTGCCGAGATTGGCACGGCTCAAAGGAGCCCCAGAGACCCTCGAGCCACCTAGTGTGTGGGCTCATTAAAGTTGCATGCACTTGGCCAGACTCGTGCGTGTTCAATGGGCCAAGATGGGGGTCTGTCCTGTCCTGTTCCCTCCTCCCCTGGGGTTCAATGTCCAATCCGAACACACTTGATATGCTGCTCCAAGACGAGCTTCTATTTTTTAAGCGAAATATATGCCCATTTCCCTGAAATCTATAAACCAGCTGGCTTGCAAGACTAAATACTTCACTCTGTTTATACAGTTTGCACTCGAAAAACCTTTAAACAGAACTGCAATTATACTAAACTTATCGTTACTtacaatttataaacaaagtATTAATGCCTTTTGTTTTGTAATCTATTTCCGCCAAATCTTGCTCGTTTTATCAGttatgtgtgtgttttttaacCCTAGCTTTAGttaattaataaatgttaATTGTTTACTCATAAATACGTTTGTAACTAATTATAATTAACATAAACCAACACATGATTATTGTACATTTTGTAAAGTTTTTTGCACCGTTCACGTCTTGTACATCGATACTCAAACTACCACAAGTACTACCTAAGTTTAGGATCGTCCACGACTATGATGCTAATCTTttgagttttttatttaaaatttcctaCTCATTTTCCAAAATTGACGGATTGTGAGGCGTGCAAAAGACTTCTATTGCATTTTCTTAACCAATTTGCCCGTGTGTTTGTCTATGTTATAAAGTAGTAGTAGTTTTTTGCACACTCCCTCCGACTAACGAATGATCAGTAGTCTCACGAGTAGCTTGAAAGATTAGCACATGGCCTAACCAGTTAAGTTCTCGGCTAAGTTCAACCACATTCCATAAACAAAATCCAATTTACCACCGATCGTAAGTAATGTttttacaaaagaaaaaaaaagagaataaaacaaaaagaaacgAAAATTCGGAATTGACATTATCATTGGCATTTGGTCTGCGGTAAAGGAATCCCCATACATATAGTCGAACCATCCCATCCACAACCACCACATTCGCATTTGCATCCCTGCACCCAAGCACCAAACCGATTGGCATTTGTAAATACTCGCTCAGCTCATTGGGATTTGGGGGATTCCCAGGTAATGTCATCCGAAACGCCAAGGTACGTATGGAACCGCTTGCCCTGAACTTATCGCTTGTTTTATTTGGTAACCCTAACGATCCGCACTTGAAACCGCTTACTAAACCCCAGAGGAACTcctttaataaaatattagaGTCTAACACGGTTTCAATTCTTTTCCATTCCCAGGGTATCAACGTTTCTCTAATATCTATGAGCaagtgcagccagcaccgagCACCCAGCCAAAGGAAGATGCAACTGCCACGCCCTTCCAGCGCAATGCGCCCATTTACTGGACGCTGCAGAGTCGCCGCAGCCAGCCGAAGCCACAACCCACTGGCAACGTGACCTGCCGGGATGACCTCTACGCCACGCCCATTCGACGGGCCGACCGACTGCCCCGCCCAGTGGCTGCAACAGGAGCTGCGAACGCATCAGCGGAAGGCAACAGGAGCAACATATCGCCAATTGTGCCAAGGAATCGAGCAGGAGCCTTCCTCACCTCCACGCCCACGAGGGGCGGAGAGGGGGAGGGAGGTCCGGAGAGCAACCAAGTTCCCCCCATGAAGCAGCCATCCCGTAACTGGACCGATGACGCCCCCGAACGCCTCAACACCTGTGCCGATCGCATTGGCCAGAGCAAGACCACGCTGATGGACTTCAAGAAGCTGCTGCTGGCCAAGTCCGCCAAGGCGAGTCCTGTCCAGCGGAAGGTATCCGCCGTGGAGCTGCTGAAGAAGTCAACCCAAGCCGCCCCAACTCCGCCCGCTCTGAAGACCAATGGAGCTGGAGCTGGACAGAAAGTTACATCGGCTGGAAGCAAACCCACGATAAACACCAGCCTCAAGCTGCTCGACCTGAGTGGTTCACCCAAGACATTTGCCAATCGGAGGATGCTGCGCCAAGGTCAGTTTGGATCGCCCTCCAAGACCTTCGCGCCCAAGATGCGAGGTCCTGTTAATATGGTGGCTGCTGCAGCAGCTCCACCACGAACGGACATCATGTCGACCACGATTCCGGAGGCAAATAGTGAGGAGGATCACTCCAACACCAGCGGAGGATCGAGGGCCAGTTCAGAGGCCGGCGAGACCGTTCCCTCCAGCTTCGACCTGAAGCGGAACTTCTTCCTGCAGACCGAGGAGAACAACTTCATGCGCGGGGAGCTGAAGCCCAGCTTTGCAAGGGCAAATGGAGCAGCTGGAGGAGCTGGTGGAGCCAGTGCCGAAGGCAACAAGTACGTGGCAGCTCCGGTGGCGAATCCTCCGCTGCCCTCGTTCGAAACGGCGTTGTAGATTGGGTCTAACCCACTGCTGTAGCCAGCGATAATACATATTCCATAAGAAAGGATCCCATAATCAGATGAGCAATTCCCTTCCGTAGCCAAGCCGAAACTGCATTTATTGACGGACGACGGAAACGAGTCAGAAGCGATGCTACTTTATGcaacatatacatatatcacTATATATACACAACACCTTTATACAATAAActgtattttttaaattgtgcTGCTTGTATAAACGGAGATGTTTTATACACGAATACGAATCGTCTGTACACctacaatatatttatttgtaattttaCGTTATTTATTGCAATTATGTATTACGCTACACGCATTGCTCTTTGTTTTGTAGTACAACACTTGTACGCCTACGAACTGATGAGAATcgcttaaaaattaaacacaTTGGATAACACACTTGGAAACCCTTGGTAGTTGTTTTCTTGGCGGGTCTGTTTGTCTAGATGCTACTCTAGATCTGGGAAATGTTGTTAACAGCTTAAACAAATCCTTTAGTGCCCGTTTGGACCATCAAACAAATGAGTTTAATTCACAATTCAATTTTcgacaaaatataaaaaacagcATCTTTAAATTATGTTTATCTTTAATGTCAATTTATAATTAAGATGTCTcttaaactaaaatatttggGTATTTAGCTTTTTGATTCAATTGAAATACTTCtaaactattttaaataaagaagCTTGCCTACAGCCGTGTAAAATGTAAACTAATTTCAAAACTATAGTATCAAACTTTGATCGGAATTACATGTTACTCGCTGGAAATATAGTGGTAGCATAGCTTAGTTACTTATCTTTTTAAATCCAACTGCGTCCCACGCTGCCGGACCTGCGTTTGGTAGACTTGTCGCCCAGGGAACTGGCTGCCTGGTCCTTTCGTCCCATTACAGGCGAGCTTCCAGATCCTATGTTACGGATGAGCTGCTTGAGGCTACGGGCCTGGGCGTCGCTGGCCTGGCTCACGCTATTCGCCTCTGTGGCAATGATGCAGAAATCGTCGACGATGTGGCCCGGTGGACTGATGTCAAAGGGCAGGATGTCGCTAAGGCTCTGCTGCTGGCGATAGACGCTGCGTCGCCGAGCGCCACCATCGCCAATGGATCCTCCGCTAGTTCCGGGGGCAGAGGCCCCCTGCTGCTGTTGGGTCAGCTGATGCAGCTCCTGCTGCAGGTTGAGGAGGCGAGCACGTAGCCCGGCATTGTCCTCGCTGAGGCGTTGCATGTGGGCCGCCTCCTGCTCCGCCCGCACAAATGTTGGCTGCGGTAGACACTGGTAAACGGTGGTCAGGAAGTTTCGCAGCGAAAGCATCAAAGTATCCTGCCACTGCTTGGTGAAAAACAGGGCAAAGGTGGGCGACTCCTCGGCGTTCTTACAGAAGGGAAAATCTACAATAAAACAGTAACCATGAGCAGGATATTGACCACATTAGTCTCAACGTACAGAACCAATCCTTCCACTCGCTCTGCTGCTGCAGGTCGCCAGCCAACTTGTTGAAGAACTCGGACACCTTGTCGGGACGATTGCTGGTATGGGCGGTCACCAGATAGTATTTAAGGAGGCTGTTTTCGAGTTTCTTGACAGCTGGAGGAGATTAGTCATCGATGTGTTATAGAAATAATGCTTGAGTAGTTGGAATATGTAACTCACCCACGGCGTAGGTGTGCTCCAACTTAGAGAATATGTTGTTGTCCAGGTGGAACCACAAGCTTCTTAGAGCCTGAAGATCTGAATTTTGCACAGCATTGTTAAATTGCTCCAGAATCCTCTCCGCCCTGAAATGTTGGTCCTTTTCAGTGCGCTGCTCCAGGTCGAGGGCCTTCAAGGTGCCCGAGAATCCACGGAAAACTAGATATTCCCTGAGAAGGTTGTCCAGAAAAGCTACTTGTGCCATTTCCTTATaatctttaagtggttttttaaagattttacactttttccttaatttttgCTAAAATGTTGTTGGAAGAAGAAGACAAACAGCTGGTTGGGCGAAGCTGCCATATTGTTCAATAAGCTTGTTTGTGATTTTTCGATAGTATCGAACAAAAATGGCATTTGGTTCCATCTCTAAATCTCGCGCACATGttgaaaacataaatattaGAGAAATGCACAAACGCCGAACTGCCAAGTCCATAAATAAACCACCGCCAATCCAGGGAGCTATTAAAAAGCCCACGCCGGCTGCGGAACCTGAGATCCCCGAGGACATCGTCACCCAGTTCGAAGTGGAGCTCTGCTGGTGCGTGCAACAGTTGCAGGATGCCCTCAATGGAGGAAAACTGAGCCAGAAAGTGGCCGAGGACACCGCCAAGAATTTAAAGATCCTGACCAGTCCAAAGGCCCCGCTCATCAAAAAGCGCCAGGTGATGAAGATGTCCCTTGGCGACTACCGAGAAAAAATGCAGAAGGAGGAGCAGAAATTGCTTTTGGCCGCCCAGCAAATCAAGTTTACACCTACGAGTGGCACAGTCGTAAAGTCCAGCTTTGTCAAGAAAGCAGCTCTTTTGTCATCCGGAAAAGACTTCCGCTTCAACTTTTCCGCGCCCGCCGAAGACTCCAATGCCAAGGAGTCCCATCCAGCACCCAAAATCGAGGAGCCCCATTCAGCTCCCAAGGTGCAGTCCAATTTCCAGGAGAGCTCCGGAAGCCCATTCAAGTTCAACTTTTCCATCGATGATGATTCCGCCAATAATATCAACTTCAGCGGGTTGAACCTAAATAAATAGTTACGAATGATCCATTATGGCGGGAATAACAGACTGATGTTGTTTTTGTCACTACTTATACAAATAAAAggtttattataaaaaatatttcaaaattaatCCGTGTTTCGAAagtataaaaacatatatttgtAAGTTTAGAAATAAGTTGTCATCACGAAATTAAAAATCTCAAATTCTTAGTTTAATGGATGATAAAGTATCATTATAGTTGAAACGATAGTTCAGGATGATTgatcctttaaaaatattctgtACTGTGCCATTATAAATCTCTTATTTTCAGTTTTATAACGTTAGACaactgaatttttataaaGCAACTAAGCTTAATAAGTGATCATCAACTTATACCGCACAGTGTTcgtgatttttatttatagctTGCAGAGAGCACTTCCATGCTAAACAGATGTACATATGTTGATCATGTCGGAAGACGACGGATAGCATGAATATGTCTCAGTACGCTCCCAACTGCCAAATGGCCAACAACGCCCGCATCGAACACACGGCCTCCGAGGGACATGAAGGGGATGCCACCTGCGTGGCGTACTTCGATGGACAGCTGTTCTCCGGAGGCGCCGACGGTAAAATCCGAGTGGGTATCTATCGTTTCCCTTCAACGCTCCCTTCGTTGACCCCTTCCCTCGTAGATCTGGTCGCCGGAACTACAACTATtagccactgtgaacgctcacGAGGCTTACATATACTGCATGGCCATCAACCAGCACGGAAAGGTCTACTCGAGCAGTTGCGATGGTCAGGTGCACTTTATGCTGCCCCCCTATGGAGACGAAGCCGTGCAGGAGCTATTCCGCTGCGACAACGCCATTCAGGCTATGTATTGCGACGGAACCGTTCTTTACACGGGAGATGACAAAGGCGTGGTGACTACTTGGACAAACGATCGCATGCTCTTCAAGTACAACCTGGTAGAGGAGGTCAAGTCGCTGGCCGGTGAGCAAAAGCTCATTTACACAGTTCGCGACCTGGACGTGGTGGTCTCCCAGGTGGCGGATGGCAAGTCCGGCAAGTATAGCAATAAGGCGGTGATTGCCGGCAAGTCGCCGCTCAGTCTTCTTGGTCCATTGGTGGATGGAAAGCGCAGCTACCTCGCATTTCCCGACCGATCTGGAATGGGTCTTCAACTGGTTAATAACCTCCCGCAGCAGCAGTATACCCAACTTTGGCATATACCAGTAAGTATGCTAAAAAAGTCGTTATTAGGAATTTATCTTTGATCCTATTCTAGGACTGTCACGAATTGATCGTAAACGCCCTTTGCGGGGATGAGAAATATTTGTATTCCGGCGGCTATGACAAAAAGGTTAAGGCTTGGACCGATTTGGGATCCGAAAAGCCAAGAGCACTGGGCGAGGTGGATGTGGGCAGCTGTGTGAATAGCATCTGCTGTGGCGACAACGCCAAAGTTTATATAGCTAGCAGCGATGGACTGATCCGCAGTGCAAAGTTTTCATAGATTTAGAGTCATCTTGTCGTCTCAGAGAGTAAGAAACCCTTAACAATTAACCAATAAcagattttattaaaataaaacattgtTGATTACATTTACGAACTGGCCTTGTGCTCTTGACTGTGCTCCAGGCTGTCGAATCCCACCTGGTCCTCGATCCAGCGAGCCACGGTGAGCAGCAACTGCTCGTTGAGGCTGTTGGTCATCAGCTGAAGGCTTAAGGGCAATCCTGCGCGGGAAAGACGAATGGGTATTGACACGGCGGGAATTCCAGCCATATTGGCTGGTTGAGTGCAAAAGTCCTGCACAGCACATTGATCCCTGTTGGTCAGGGAGGCGAAGTCCTTGTACAGTGGAGCCTCTGTTAGAGTTGTAGGTGTG is from Drosophila suzukii chromosome 3, CBGP_Dsuzu_IsoJpt1.0, whole genome shotgun sequence and encodes:
- the gukh gene encoding serine-rich adhesin for platelets isoform X1, encoding MPFVQRVVQPVNVAQATAASLGHASGRFHCTPGKCRNNNCINKQSPDGDGISSPLPNGHGSPTSLTRVLVHQAPSSVEDQPVPPAPAPMKKLKHHVEFLSTSPTRHQSQSLPNSRHPSQQRPALGRIASAPQSPTAGSSKVISGHEFDSISNITLSNALRQLASLVLIASDIFDDLQRDLQAVGERAGRVQRKIAAVERRVCAYDPKTVTVPESDLLTFAQRKQHFETDKSFQQELFTGDSRPLSVRQLYTEAGKELPVATGATATALASLAHSQSLIPSRSISFNGEVLSSDHEVLQLNGSAGTEDHLMCVSDFGNANRKLRTRIDAEIEIRLPAAIEDLRKWTSSEALGDVTVTPDCMHHVDTSVSTSMVIGENGILTPALSPSVLSADAVDALYAQNLSQAADSSRHNHHTQALIPNDINKDVPLNHRLPSPEEQTKQIALKYPAEVISVNTSGKHFQRMCAARKSTSGGYAGGTTAGSSSSTSPENAGPTEGNNLDDNVQTVSRRSRSRKVRGKRRNTIAGIDQKEIQDAANGNGESKNASNATSPVAATHQAESSAAEAKKSSKKFGRSKSSDILKKESAALPYDKGKSTLTRLNSLKQWGRNRFKFMHRAGEPLGDQLDTSGCSSQNSSAAEKAEQGSHHGSPAGDPGKRDIDDECVVHHLVAQKSESRFSHERKPSYSSSEKSMSVSSSGQLRGRLQLSSGSGPLGAAAHVKMRETATLNRQRRNGLHALAGKEEQPHSSSGNWSASSESGRASIGSEITMQPKSSASSTSLNVSSFQPGGAGSGPPSSMLSRRRFLNTSASSSVTSEGTATPELQAEAGAYPGHLDDETSSAYSCDTEGYYTSFHMDSGLRTLKEEEPSPMPGTPLQTSLHTSSYSFGSQSNQTVLNAESEYELFGRGSTSTTTSSAGTVCTALMSGAVSGPDVPERSSSLGKHSGQSRSQSTSASSSTLERSYSSSTIGSTLERTGTIKRNVKVSPTKGAGAGGEVLEKEDQQEQQQQLEFSESSDLEGVERIERIKQKTAISSKRIPSMCIITPTTSDDDEHQAMDPNRTLTSLTIEVDQEEDEDQDEPEQRTPTNSSKDHNLNELKQTPTKALSGMLEKLRVKLVPGKSSPSKNQNQNQIQAKPANASAVNDDELYDLAGEYVTIADISNNNNNQLNGRRNTGMGIYYSNDIVSKRVEHASAAEYVSLNELPQHLRRHARATPPPLPLAAPAESESCAQQQLPVEPAAATSSSQPPLLGSNSRMKGQGEGGVPMYAEIGELSEEKPLAVANRMNRLRPNAEGKLVYDSDSLKRRKGAHTTFAPGPYVKETESALHSAESAATAATSADHHQLGLGLGAGTAATTKSAKLLLLSGGGLIAGNRKVANVRPIVAKSPLSRSNAAGMATYQAGSSYQDQKQLLANRTNPFYETIAAPVASLMMPSPSGKSNSSTGSTATSSSSSASGHSGEEGYQRFSNIYEQVQPAPSTQPKEDATATPFQRNAPIYWTLQSRRSQPKPQPTGNVTCRDDLYATPIRRADRLPRPVAATGAANASAEGNRSNISPIVPRNRAGAFLTSTPTRGGEGEGGPESNQVPPMKQPSRNWTDDAPERLNTCADRIGQSKTTLMDFKKLLLAKSAKASPVQRKVSAVELLKKSTQAAPTPPALKTNGAGAGQKVTSAGSKPTINTSLKLLDLSGSPKTFANRRMLRQGQFGSPSKTFAPKMRGPVNMVAAAAAPPRTDIMSTTIPEANSEEDHSNTSGGSRASSEAGETVPSSFDLKRNFFLQTEENNFMRGELKPSFARANGAAGGAGGASAEGNKYVAAPVANPPLPSFETAL
- the LOC108014147 gene encoding WD repeat-containing protein 91, yielding MAQVAFLDNLLREYLVFRGFSGTLKALDLEQRTEKDQHFRAERILEQFNNAVQNSDLQALRSLWFHLDNNIFSKLEHTYAVAVKKLENSLLKYYLVTAHTSNRPDKVSEFFNKLAGDLQQQSEWKDWFYFPFCKNAEESPTFALFFTKQWQDTLMLSLRNFLTTVYQCLPQPTFVRAEQEAAHMQRLSEDNAGLRARLLNLQQELHQLTQQQQGASAPGTSGGSIGDGGARRRSVYRQQQSLSDILPFDISPPGHIVDDFCIIATEANSVSQASDAQARSLKQLIRNIGSGSSPVMGRKDQAASSLGDKSTKRRSGSVGRSWI
- the LOC118877596 gene encoding UPF0488 protein CG14286; its protein translation is MHKRRTAKSINKPPPIQGAIKKPTPAAEPEIPEDIVTQFEVELCWCVQQLQDALNGGKLSQKVAEDTAKNLKILTSPKAPLIKKRQVMKMSLGDYREKMQKEEQKLLLAAQQIKFTPTSGTVVKSSFVKKAALLSSGKDFRFNFSAPAEDSNAKESHPAPKIEEPHSAPKVQSNFQESSGSPFKFNFSIDDDSANNINFSGLNLNK
- the LOC108014139 gene encoding F-box and WD repeat domain-containing 11-A; the protein is MNMSQYAPNCQMANNARIEHTASEGHEGDATCVAYFDGQLFSGGADGKIRIWSPELQLLATVNAHEAYIYCMAINQHGKVYSSSCDGQVHFMLPPYGDEAVQELFRCDNAIQAMYCDGTVLYTGDDKGVVTTWTNDRMLFKYNLVEEVKSLAGEQKLIYTVRDLDVVVSQVADGKSGKYSNKAVIAGKSPLSLLGPLVDGKRSYLAFPDRSGMGLQLVNNLPQQQYTQLWHIPDCHELIVNALCGDEKYLYSGGYDKKVKAWTDLGSEKPRALGEVDVGSCVNSICCGDNAKVYIASSDGLIRSAKFS